Proteins encoded together in one Bradyrhizobium sp. CB82 window:
- a CDS encoding outer membrane beta-barrel protein: MRRLLWAAVMWGVVSAAQAADMPDLPILRGSLSDGLSRSSVNWQGFYVGGQGGYGSSDENFSGSNSTMLAALLDHNVIQQMDVANWNLGLGKNSSRSAGYGAFFGYNGQWEDVVLGLEVSYLHGNFGGSSNAFKELVSGSKLSDGNFHDVAVTSSASISIKDMATFRGRAAYAWGCFLPYMFGGFALGNADITRSVTVNDAIASSQTGPFTALAPLSATDAVHNHLVYGYTGGLGVDVNLMGGLFMRAEWEYVRFTSQVDTSINTVRAGLGYRF; encoded by the coding sequence ATGCGTAGGCTTTTGTGGGCCGCGGTGATGTGGGGCGTGGTGTCCGCCGCGCAGGCCGCCGATATGCCGGATCTCCCGATCCTGCGCGGCAGCTTGAGCGATGGCCTCAGCCGGTCGAGCGTCAACTGGCAGGGCTTCTACGTCGGTGGCCAGGGCGGCTATGGCTCGTCGGACGAGAACTTCAGCGGCTCCAATTCGACGATGCTCGCCGCCCTGCTCGACCACAACGTGATCCAGCAAATGGATGTCGCCAACTGGAATCTCGGGCTCGGCAAGAATTCGAGTCGCTCCGCAGGTTACGGCGCCTTCTTCGGCTATAACGGGCAATGGGAAGACGTCGTGCTGGGTCTCGAGGTCAGCTACCTGCACGGCAATTTCGGCGGTTCGTCCAACGCGTTCAAGGAACTCGTCAGCGGCAGCAAGCTATCCGACGGCAACTTCCATGACGTCGCCGTGACGTCGTCGGCCTCGATCTCGATCAAGGACATGGCGACGTTCCGCGGCCGCGCCGCCTATGCCTGGGGTTGTTTCCTGCCCTACATGTTCGGCGGCTTTGCGCTCGGTAATGCCGACATCACGCGCTCGGTCACCGTCAATGATGCGATCGCCTCGTCGCAGACGGGGCCATTCACCGCACTCGCGCCGTTGAGCGCGACGGATGCCGTGCACAACCACCTGGTCTACGGCTACACGGGCGGTCTCGGCGTCGACGTGAACCTCATGGGCGGTCTCTTCATGCGCGCCGAGTGGGAATATGTCCGCTTCACTTCCCAAGTCGACACCAGCATCAACACCGTCCGCGCCGGCCTCGGCTACAGGTTCTGA
- a CDS encoding GNAT family N-acetyltransferase, translating into MSADSIIIRRARREDVAAIVAMLADDHLGRAREHLEEPLPESYFSAFDAVDKNPGLRLVVAVDGTGRVVGCLQLAILPGLSSQGGSRGLLEDVRVASDCRSRGIGEKLVQWAVAEARAKGCNLVELLTHQSRVDAQRFYKRLGFSASHVGMTVRF; encoded by the coding sequence ATGAGCGCCGATTCCATCATCATCCGCCGCGCCCGCCGCGAGGACGTGGCCGCGATCGTCGCGATGCTCGCCGACGACCATCTCGGCCGCGCCCGCGAGCACCTGGAGGAGCCGCTGCCGGAGTCCTATTTCAGCGCATTCGATGCGGTCGACAAGAATCCCGGTCTGAGGCTCGTGGTCGCGGTGGACGGCACGGGCAGGGTGGTCGGCTGCCTGCAACTCGCCATCCTGCCCGGCCTGAGCTCGCAAGGTGGTTCGCGTGGTCTCCTGGAAGACGTGCGCGTCGCCTCCGACTGCCGCAGCCGCGGCATCGGCGAAAAGCTCGTGCAATGGGCAGTCGCGGAAGCCCGCGCGAAGGGCTGTAACCTGGTCGAGTTGCTGACGCATCAGAGCCGCGTCGACGCGCAACGTTTCTACAAGCGGCTCGGATTCTCCGCGAGCCATGTCGGCATGACTGTCCGCTTTTGA
- a CDS encoding alpha-hydroxy acid oxidase, whose product MKHITCIEDLRALHKRRVPKAFFDYCDRGSYAEETLRANRDDLQQIKFRQRILVDVSKRDTSTTILGEPSTMPLILAPVGLLGMQHGDGEIHACRAAQAAGIPFTQSTMSICSIEDIAANVEKPFWFQLYVMKDRGFIKELIQRAIAAKCSALVLTVDLQVIGQRHADIKNGMTVPPEWSLSKLIDFATKPTWVSGVLRGKRRTFGNIAGHVKNTEDLNRLAEWTASQFDTSLNWKDVEWVRSIWPGKLVIKGILDIEDAEEAAKTGAQALVVSNHGGRQLDGAPSSIEVLPEIADAVGDKMEIMFDGGIRSGQDVMRALALGAKSCMIGRAYAYGLGAGGQAGVAKAIDIIHKELLTTMGLCGVNRVDEIDDHIIAV is encoded by the coding sequence ATGAAGCATATCACCTGCATTGAAGACCTACGTGCGCTGCACAAGCGGCGCGTACCGAAGGCGTTCTTCGATTATTGCGACCGCGGCTCCTATGCCGAGGAGACGCTGCGCGCCAATCGCGACGATCTTCAGCAGATCAAGTTTCGTCAACGCATCCTGGTCGACGTCTCCAAGCGCGACACCTCGACCACGATCCTCGGCGAGCCCTCGACCATGCCGCTGATTCTCGCGCCGGTCGGGCTGCTCGGCATGCAGCATGGCGACGGCGAGATCCACGCCTGCCGCGCAGCGCAAGCCGCCGGCATCCCGTTCACGCAGTCGACGATGTCGATCTGCTCGATCGAGGATATTGCCGCCAATGTCGAGAAGCCGTTCTGGTTCCAGCTCTACGTGATGAAGGATCGCGGCTTCATCAAGGAGCTGATCCAGCGCGCGATTGCCGCCAAGTGCAGTGCACTGGTGCTCACCGTCGATCTCCAGGTGATCGGGCAGCGCCATGCCGACATCAAGAACGGCATGACGGTGCCGCCCGAGTGGTCGCTATCGAAGCTCATCGATTTCGCCACCAAGCCGACCTGGGTTTCCGGCGTGCTGCGCGGCAAACGCCGCACCTTCGGCAACATCGCCGGTCACGTGAAGAACACCGAGGATCTCAATCGCCTCGCGGAATGGACGGCTTCGCAGTTCGACACATCGCTGAACTGGAAGGACGTCGAGTGGGTCCGCAGCATCTGGCCGGGCAAGCTCGTCATCAAGGGCATCCTCGATATTGAGGATGCCGAGGAGGCCGCAAAGACCGGCGCGCAAGCCCTGGTCGTCTCCAACCACGGCGGCCGGCAGCTCGACGGTGCGCCGTCGTCGATCGAGGTGCTGCCCGAGATCGCGGATGCGGTCGGCGACAAGATGGAGATCATGTTCGACGGCGGTATCCGCTCGGGCCAGGACGTGATGCGCGCGCTCGCGCTCGGCGCAAAGTCCTGCATGATCGGCCGCGCTTATGCGTATGGGCTGGGCGCCGGCGGCCAGGCCGGCGTCGCCAAGGCGATCGACATCATCCATAAAGAGCTGCTGACGACCATGGGTCTGTGCGGCGTCAACCGGGTGGACGAGATCGACGATCACATCATCGCGGTCTAA
- a CDS encoding MFS transporter: MNKPVVVSEESLAEPVVVADVAAAARKPGAGPAYIVLAGISFSHFLNDTMQSLIASVYPILKDTYALDFAQIGMITLAFQLTASLLQPVVGHYTDKKAQPYSLAIGMASTFFGLLLLSAAHQYLIILVAAALVGLGSAVFHPESARIARLASGGRYGFAQSVFQLGGSFGTSMGPVLAALIVVPFGQGSIAWFSSIAFLAIVILWRIGRWYAPQITTKKEKPIHVHPDGPSSRRVAVALLVLVALLFSKQLYVSSLSSYYIFYLIDRFGVSTQAAQIYLFIFLAANAVGAFFGGPLGDRFGRKIVIWISIVGALPFMLALPYAGLYTSAVLSVIIGLIISSTTSSIIVFAQELVPHRFGMISGVFFGVAFGIGGLGAAVLGKLADHTSIEFVYQVCAYLPAIGLLAVFLPKLPQHAR, translated from the coding sequence TTGAACAAGCCTGTCGTCGTCTCTGAGGAAAGCCTGGCCGAGCCCGTCGTCGTGGCCGACGTGGCGGCTGCGGCGCGCAAGCCGGGCGCCGGGCCGGCCTATATCGTGCTCGCCGGCATCAGCTTCTCGCATTTCCTCAACGACACCATGCAGTCCTTGATCGCGTCGGTCTATCCGATCCTGAAAGACACCTACGCGCTCGACTTCGCGCAGATCGGCATGATCACGCTGGCTTTCCAGTTAACGGCCTCGCTGCTCCAGCCGGTGGTCGGGCACTACACCGACAAGAAGGCGCAGCCTTACTCGCTCGCCATCGGTATGGCCTCGACCTTCTTCGGCCTGCTGCTGCTCAGCGCCGCGCATCAATATCTCATCATCCTGGTGGCGGCCGCGCTGGTTGGCCTCGGCTCGGCTGTGTTTCACCCGGAGTCGGCGCGCATCGCGCGGCTTGCCTCCGGCGGCCGCTACGGCTTTGCGCAATCGGTGTTTCAGCTCGGCGGCAGTTTCGGCACGTCGATGGGCCCGGTGCTGGCGGCGCTGATCGTGGTGCCGTTCGGACAGGGCAGCATCGCCTGGTTCTCCTCGATCGCGTTTCTCGCCATCGTTATCCTCTGGCGCATCGGCCGCTGGTACGCGCCGCAGATCACGACGAAGAAGGAGAAGCCGATCCATGTGCATCCTGACGGGCCGAGCTCGCGGCGCGTCGCGGTCGCGCTTCTCGTGCTGGTGGCGCTCCTGTTCTCCAAGCAGCTCTACGTATCGAGCCTGTCGAGCTACTACATCTTCTACCTGATCGATCGCTTCGGCGTGTCGACGCAGGCGGCGCAGATCTACCTCTTCATTTTCCTCGCAGCAAATGCGGTCGGCGCGTTCTTCGGCGGTCCGCTCGGGGATCGTTTCGGCCGCAAGATCGTGATCTGGATATCGATCGTCGGCGCACTGCCGTTCATGCTGGCGCTGCCCTATGCCGGGCTCTACACGAGCGCCGTGCTTTCCGTGATCATCGGTCTCATCATCTCCTCGACCACATCCTCGATCATCGTGTTCGCACAGGAACTGGTGCCGCACCGCTTCGGGATGATCTCGGGCGTGTTCTTCGGCGTGGCCTTCGGCATCGGTGGCCTTGGCGCGGCCGTGCTCGGCAAGCTCGCCGACCATACCTCGATCGAGTTCGTCTATCAGGTCTGCGCCTATTTGCCGGCGATCGGCCTGCTGGCCGTGTTCCTGCCAAAACTGCCGCAGCACGCGCGTTAA
- a CDS encoding outer membrane beta-barrel protein, whose translation MRSVKSFLAAGAATLISSMAFAADMPIAAPPMYAPPALADFGGWYLRGDIGFSNQRVDRLNNVLDANTTSSVQTLNFNSAGIFGLGAGYRFNNWFRADVTGEYRGNSQFFGTDRITFPGGVGTDTYHATKNEWVVLANAYVDLGTWWCITPFVGAGIGTARVAINGFTDQGIVNIGAGALPGLAFGDNVAKWNFAWAAHAGLAYKVSPAFTVELAYRYLDMGDGLTGDLKTFDGTNAVVNPTTFKHITSQDLKLGVRWNLDNPPVYAPPPLVTKG comes from the coding sequence ATGCGTAGCGTTAAGTCATTCCTTGCCGCAGGTGCGGCAACTTTGATCTCGTCGATGGCGTTTGCCGCCGATATGCCGATCGCCGCGCCCCCCATGTACGCGCCGCCGGCTCTCGCCGACTTCGGCGGCTGGTATTTGCGCGGCGATATCGGCTTCAGCAACCAGCGCGTGGACCGGCTGAACAATGTGCTCGATGCCAACACCACGTCCTCGGTGCAGACCCTCAACTTCAACAGCGCCGGCATCTTCGGTCTCGGTGCCGGCTATCGGTTCAACAACTGGTTCCGTGCAGACGTTACCGGTGAGTATCGCGGCAACTCGCAATTCTTCGGCACCGACCGCATCACCTTTCCGGGTGGGGTTGGCACCGACACCTATCACGCAACCAAGAACGAATGGGTCGTTCTCGCCAACGCATATGTCGACCTCGGTACTTGGTGGTGCATCACGCCGTTCGTCGGCGCTGGCATCGGTACGGCGCGGGTCGCGATCAACGGCTTCACTGACCAGGGCATCGTGAATATTGGTGCCGGTGCGCTGCCGGGCCTGGCCTTCGGCGACAACGTTGCGAAGTGGAACTTCGCCTGGGCGGCTCATGCCGGTCTCGCCTACAAGGTCTCGCCAGCCTTCACTGTCGAACTCGCCTATCGATACCTCGACATGGGCGATGGTCTGACCGGCGACCTCAAGACCTTCGATGGCACGAATGCCGTCGTCAACCCGACGACGTTCAAGCACATCACCTCGCAAGACCTGAAGCTCGGCGTGCGCTGGAATCTCGACAACCCGCCGGTCTATGCGCCACCGCCGCTGGTCACCAAGGGCTGA
- a CDS encoding glutathione S-transferase family protein — MKIYGDTNSGNCLKVKWVCDRLDLPYQWVEIDTRKGETRTPQFLAMNGAGQVPTIALDDGRTLAQSNAIIRYLARDSDLIPRDAFAAAKMDEWLFWEQYSHEPYVAVCRFQMVYLGKDVSELDPEKVKRGYAALDRMEQHLASSRYFVGEAISLADVSLLAYTRVAHEGGFDLGRYDAMRRWIDEAEAYLGLPSAR, encoded by the coding sequence ATGAAGATCTACGGCGATACGAACTCCGGCAATTGCCTGAAGGTCAAGTGGGTCTGCGACAGGCTCGACCTGCCGTATCAGTGGGTCGAGATCGACACGCGCAAGGGCGAAACACGCACGCCGCAATTCCTAGCGATGAACGGTGCCGGTCAGGTGCCGACCATCGCACTCGACGACGGTCGCACGCTGGCGCAGTCCAACGCGATCATCCGCTATCTCGCGCGCGACAGCGATCTCATTCCGCGCGATGCCTTTGCCGCGGCCAAGATGGACGAATGGCTGTTCTGGGAGCAGTACAGCCATGAGCCCTATGTCGCGGTTTGCCGTTTCCAAATGGTCTATCTCGGCAAGGACGTCTCCGAGCTCGACCCGGAGAAGGTCAAGCGCGGCTATGCGGCGCTTGACCGCATGGAACAGCATCTCGCATCGAGCCGCTACTTCGTCGGCGAAGCCATCTCGCTCGCCGACGTCTCGCTGTTGGCCTATACCCGCGTCGCCCACGAAGGAGGCTTTGATCTCGGCCGTTACGACGCCATGCGGCGCTGGATCGACGAGGCCGAGGCCTATCTTGGCCTGCCGTCGGCGCGCTGA
- the glmM gene encoding phosphoglucosamine mutase, with protein MSRKYFGTDGIRGRANGLITPELALKVGQAAGLAFQRGDHRHRVVIGKDTRLSGYMIEYAMVAGFTSVGMDVLLVGPMPTPAVAMLTKSMRADLGVMISASHNLFEDNGIKLFGPQGFKLSDDVERQIEQLLDESLDKKLAQSASLGRARRIDGVHDRYIEFAKRTLPRDLSLDGLRVVVDCANGAAYKVVPEALWELGADVVPIGVEPDGFNINKECGSTSPEALSKKVREMRADIGIALDGDADRVILVDERGHIVDGDQLLAVIAQSWKEDGRLSRPGIVATVMSNLGLERFLKGQGLDLVRTPVGDRYVLEQMLSGGYNLGGEQSGHIILSDYATTGDGFVAALQVLAVVQKLRRPVSEVCHRFDPLPQILKNVRYKSGKPLDDNDVKSAISDGEKRLNGHGRLLIRSSGTEPVIRVMGEGEDRILVEEVVDTIVSALGQAAA; from the coding sequence ATGAGCCGCAAATATTTCGGGACCGACGGGATTCGAGGGCGCGCCAACGGACTGATCACGCCGGAGCTCGCGCTCAAGGTCGGCCAGGCAGCCGGCCTTGCGTTTCAGCGCGGTGACCATCGCCACCGGGTCGTGATCGGCAAGGACACGCGCCTGTCCGGCTACATGATCGAATATGCGATGGTCGCGGGCTTCACTTCCGTCGGCATGGACGTGCTGCTGGTCGGCCCGATGCCGACGCCGGCGGTCGCGATGCTGACGAAGTCGATGCGCGCCGATCTCGGCGTCATGATCTCTGCCTCCCACAATCTGTTCGAGGACAACGGCATCAAGCTGTTCGGCCCGCAGGGCTTCAAGCTGTCCGATGACGTCGAGAGACAGATCGAGCAACTGCTCGACGAATCCCTCGACAAGAAGCTCGCACAAAGTGCGAGCTTGGGCCGCGCCCGCCGCATCGACGGCGTGCATGACCGTTATATCGAATTCGCCAAGCGCACGCTGCCGCGCGATCTGTCGCTCGACGGTCTGCGCGTCGTGGTCGATTGCGCCAATGGCGCCGCCTACAAGGTGGTGCCGGAGGCGCTGTGGGAATTGGGCGCCGACGTCGTGCCGATCGGGGTCGAGCCCGACGGCTTCAATATCAACAAGGAATGCGGCTCGACTTCGCCGGAAGCGCTGTCGAAGAAGGTGCGCGAGATGCGCGCCGACATCGGCATCGCGCTCGACGGTGATGCAGACCGCGTCATCCTGGTCGACGAGCGCGGCCACATCGTCGATGGCGACCAGCTGCTCGCGGTGATCGCTCAGAGCTGGAAGGAAGACGGACGGCTGTCGCGGCCCGGCATCGTCGCGACCGTGATGTCCAATCTCGGGCTCGAACGATTCCTGAAAGGGCAAGGGCTCGATCTCGTGCGCACGCCGGTCGGCGACCGCTACGTGCTCGAGCAGATGCTGAGCGGCGGCTACAATCTTGGCGGCGAGCAGTCCGGCCACATCATCTTGTCCGACTATGCCACCACCGGCGACGGCTTCGTCGCTGCATTGCAGGTGCTGGCGGTGGTGCAGAAGCTGCGCCGGCCGGTCTCCGAAGTCTGCCATCGCTTCGATCCGTTGCCGCAGATCCTGAAGAACGTCCGCTACAAGAGCGGCAAGCCGCTCGACGACAACGACGTGAAGTCGGCGATCTCGGACGGTGAGAAGCGGCTCAACGGCCATGGCCGGCTCCTGATCCGCTCCTCCGGCACCGAGCCCGTGATCCGCGTGATGGGCGAGGGCGAGGACCGTATCCTGGTCGAGGAAGTCGTCGATACTATCGTCTCCGCACTCGGGCAGGCTGCGGCTTAG